The sequence ACCTCTCACTAGTCCGCTGACGCGCAGTGCGGCGGACCAACGGTGGCTCGGTCTCCTACAGTCTTGCCAACTCTCTCGCGCCAGTCTGGTGGGGCTCGTCTACGTCGTGTACGACGCGAGTCACGATTTGTTTGACCGCTctggtgtggaggaggatggcTGCGACCCCTTCACTCTTGCTAGCGTCCTTCACCAAAACGCGCTTTCGGAAGCGGTGCGCAACGACGTGTTGCATCCACCGTTGTCCCCCACACAGGAGCGCGCTACGGCGCCACCAGTCAGACACACCACGACACCTTTCCGCGTGCCGGACGCCTCACCCAAAGCGCAGTCCCGtaaagggcagcagcagcagcatggcAAGAGACTCCCTCCTCTGAAatgcggcgcggcgccacgTGCTCCGATACATCAGGCAGACGAGCCCCACATTGTCCTTGGGGTCGTTTCTCACCGCGGCCGCTTTACAGATCTGTTGTGGCGCATAAAGAAGGAGGAGCGTCACGCACGACTCGCGCTGTCGAGTGCGGAGCAACGGGCCAGGGAACTGGCGGAGATGCGCTGGGTCCTGAGTGCCCACCCGCCGGGAAAGTCCATCAACGCCATGCCGATGCGGCTTGCGCACAACGTGGTTCTTGTGAGTCGTCctgagccgcagcagccataCTCAACCCCGCCTTTCCGGCTGCTCACCACGGCTATGCGGCGGTCGCCCTCTACTATAATGCACACACCCGAGTCCACCTCGCTTGACTGCACGGTGAGGAGGACGGGGCCAATCTTGACGCGGCAGGCGTCCCCGTCTCGCACAGCCTCGGCAAAGCCTCTCACGACGTGGCGCATCGTGCCACTGTCACGCTGCGGCACAACCGGCACCGTACCGCAGCACCGAGGCAATCGACAAGCGCACTCCGCCTCGTTGCGTGCAGTCGTACACCGCCACAGCATTTCTGACCTCGAGCGGCGTTGCCTAAGCGCCAGTACCCCCATTTCTCCTTCCACGGACTTcccacacgtacgcacgtGTACCTCGGCTCGCCAGCTCTCTGCAGTCGAGGTGGCCCTTCTTGCTCGCGCGCGGCTTGCTAGCCAACGCGGTGCTCCTTCCAACTCGCTGCCCAGGGGTGAGACAGAGCGACTCTATCCACTCGTACATGCATTTCACATGGAGATGAACGAACAGGACGCGCTGATGGCGGAGGAGCTCATGATGCGCAGTCGCCTCGAGCACAAGGAGAAGAACTGTCGCAAGGCGCTGAGTGGGGCGCACGTCAAGTCGGTGCATAGGGGATTCGCGCCATGGCTGTCCAAGGCAGGGGCGCATCCGCCACAGGCGCCCCTCAGCACCCGGGCGCGCTCAGCGCTGCCATGCCCTTCGCGCATCTTCTTCCAGTAGTGGAGGACAGAAGGCTCAACACTCTACGCACGCGAGCTCCATCAAGCGGCAGGTGTCCCTCACGATCTACTTTACCgagtggaggcggcgggcgAATGctgcccacacgcacagacctCAAGAAGCACATGCGTCTCCCCTTTCAGCCCCTCTGCTTGCTGGCTCTCGATACTCCATCCGCAcgcaccccacccctgcgCCCAACCCTGCTCACACCCAGTCATTCCGTAGACATCACGATGGACCTtgtgtgtgcccccctcctcctttccttcccatCCCCAGTGCTTGGcttccgcctccacccctACCCAGACTGCTATacagcagacacgcacacgcccgtCTTGTTAATCTTTTCCTACTCTTTCACGCTTCATTGTAGTTCACTACTCACCCTTCCCCTTAATGTATATGTGGactcgctttctttctctctctctctctctgcgtcctctaaggcgtgcgtgtgtgaccAAGCGGTGGCAGGAGGGGATGAGCGGGGGATTCAAGGAGGTGGCCGTGCATGCGTGGTCTGACAGACCTCCATCACCACGCACAGCCGCGCACCCTCCACTTCCCTCACTTCCACTCCCTCATCGTTTTGAGTGCCTCACTCACACGGCTTCCGTTGACCATCTCGACCTCTTTTCTGCTAGCGCGCAGGCGCGAGTTggtgcgcgcggcggcggcgcagacggGCTGGGGCCGATGCGACGGCAGTGCGCTGGTATGCAGCCAATGAACTTGCTGTATCCGTCCTATCAGGCCAGGGCGCGGCTGTTCCCCTACCCACCCCACCTCTTTTATGTACCTCCGTTTCACCGAAGCGGATTCACTCGCACACCTGAGCACGTGTGCGCTAACCTCATCGCTTCCTTATGTGCACACTGTCATCGTACCATGCAGAGAACTCCATAATGATGTGAATGACAACGACGTTTGGCAGCACGACTGCCGCGTACATGGGACAGTCACGTCACTTTTGCTCGCCGACCTCACCACATGGCCCGTCCGCCGCGACGGGGGAGGGCGCGGCAATGGGGCGATGACAGGTGCAGACGTTGTCGACCTCGTCTTCATATAGCCGACAACAGTGGGGCAGTAATTTCCAACTACCTGACGATCTTCCCCATCCTCtatttttgttttgctgAAGAGTGCCGGccgcactctctctctctctgctacgcatgcacgcacgtCACACACGCGTTCACACCCGTGCACGCCACTAACAACCCGAAGACCGTGGATGAAGCGGCTAATCAAGAGTTTACAGAGCTTCTCGCCGACCTCGTCGGAGCATGTGGATCTGTTCAGCAAGATGACGCTGGGGGACTTTGGCTTCTACGTTAGCGACACAGACGCAATGCGATACATGGCGTACAACACCTATCCCATTGCAGAGCACGCCTTCCATCTTGAGAACGCACTGCACCAACACAGGCTCAGCACCAGGACGACACAGGTCTCCCCCATGGCCTGGAAGTCGTCAAGTAACGACGTCATCGGCTGCTCGACGCTCTACCAGGACGAGGCAGTCACATTGTGC comes from Leishmania panamensis strain MHOM/PA/94/PSC-1 chromosome 6 sequence and encodes:
- a CDS encoding hypothetical protein (TriTrypDB/GeneDB-style sysID: LpmP.06.1210) gives rise to the protein MRLFLTTMECLNSTASGDATLTSNVALFDPGVWSRAGTSAMALRNVSASCVAQQVYQRAVLPQLAQATQAHTVCFRCGPRPPPHLDGFLFHKSHAPPAAAVLPVRTPSPLISLSSSTSSVHMSVAAPPTAQKQTTDSCASDRATAYDSLLALWLRELLSGTDRTVTVTALLLFVEGTAIDMAGGNKVHTPLKMDSGTAQQLRTCEDATEFLHMCESTLRRSTTEFPRCPYHICIAVLVGAHGDPSEGSTVIFLDVASASPESVGAYQQMRLREQITLFGRQLGVEATTARPLTSPLTRSAADQRWLGLLQSCQLSRASLVGLVYVVYDASHDLFDRSGVEEDGCDPFTLASVLHQNALSEAVRNDVLHPPLSPTQERATAPPVRHTTTPFRVPDASPKAQSRKGQQQQHGKRLPPLKCGAAPRAPIHQADEPHIVLGVVSHRGRFTDLLWRIKKEERHARLALSSAEQRARELAEMRWVLSAHPPGKSINAMPMRLAHNVVLVSRPEPQQPYSTPPFRLLTTAMRRSPSTIMHTPESTSLDCTVRRTGPILTRQASPSRTASAKPLTTWRIVPLSRCGTTGTVPQHRGNRQAHSASLRAVVHRHSISDLERRCLSASTPISPSTDFPHVRTCTSARQLSAVEVALLARARLASQRGAPSNSLPRGETERLYPLVHAFHMEMNEQDALMAEELMMRSRLEHKEKNCRKALSGAHVKSVHRGFAPWLSKAGAHPPQAPLSTRARSALPCPSRIFFQ